One Chryseobacterium indoltheticum DNA segment encodes these proteins:
- the accC gene encoding acetyl-CoA carboxylase biotin carboxylase subunit encodes MFKKILIANRGEIAMRILRTCKEMGIKTVAVYSTADKDSLHVRFADEAVCIGPAMSKDSYLKIPNIIAAAEITNADAIHPGYGFLSENANFSRICQKNGIKFIGASPEQIERMGDKANAKATMKAANVPCVPGSEGLIESYEHAVKTAEETGYPVMIKATAGGGGKGMRAVWKAEDLKEHWESAIQEAVAAFGNGGMYMEKLIEEPRHIEIQVAGDQFGKACHLSERDCSVQRRNQKLTEETPSPFMTDELREKMGEAAVKAAEFIGYEGVGTIEFLVDKHRNFYFMEMNTRIQVEHPITEQVIDYDLIREQILLAAGTPISGINHYPKLHSIECRINAEDPYADFRPSPGKITGLNIPGGHGIRVDTHVYSGYTIPSNYDSMIAKLITTAQTREEAIAKMKRALEEFYIEGVKTTIPFHRQLMEDEDYLSGNYTTKFMESFVMDKKYDNH; translated from the coding sequence ATGTTCAAAAAAATATTAATTGCCAATCGTGGCGAAATTGCAATGCGTATTTTACGTACTTGTAAAGAAATGGGAATCAAAACCGTTGCGGTATATTCTACTGCCGACAAAGACAGTCTTCACGTAAGATTTGCTGACGAGGCTGTTTGTATTGGTCCCGCAATGAGTAAAGACTCCTATCTTAAAATCCCTAATATTATTGCTGCTGCAGAGATTACCAATGCAGATGCAATTCACCCGGGGTATGGTTTCTTATCTGAAAATGCTAATTTCTCAAGAATCTGCCAGAAAAACGGTATCAAATTTATTGGTGCAAGTCCTGAGCAAATCGAAAGAATGGGAGACAAAGCAAACGCTAAAGCAACCATGAAAGCTGCAAACGTACCTTGTGTACCAGGTTCTGAAGGTTTAATTGAATCTTATGAGCACGCAGTAAAAACAGCAGAAGAAACAGGTTATCCCGTAATGATCAAAGCTACCGCTGGTGGTGGAGGTAAAGGGATGAGAGCTGTTTGGAAAGCTGAAGATCTTAAAGAACATTGGGAATCTGCAATTCAGGAAGCTGTTGCAGCCTTCGGAAACGGAGGTATGTACATGGAAAAACTGATTGAAGAGCCAAGACATATCGAGATTCAGGTTGCAGGTGACCAATTTGGTAAAGCTTGTCACCTTTCTGAAAGAGACTGTTCTGTACAAAGAAGAAATCAGAAATTAACTGAAGAAACTCCTTCTCCATTCATGACTGACGAACTTCGTGAGAAAATGGGTGAAGCAGCGGTAAAAGCAGCTGAATTTATCGGGTACGAAGGTGTAGGTACTATCGAATTCCTTGTGGACAAACACAGAAATTTCTATTTCATGGAAATGAATACGAGAATTCAGGTTGAGCACCCAATTACTGAGCAGGTAATTGACTATGATTTGATCAGAGAGCAAATTCTTCTGGCAGCAGGAACTCCTATTTCAGGAATCAACCATTATCCAAAATTACATTCTATTGAGTGTAGAATCAATGCGGAAGATCCTTATGCTGATTTCAGACCTTCACCGGGGAAAATCACTGGATTAAACATTCCTGGCGGACACGGGATCAGAGTTGATACTCATGTATATTCAGGATACACGATTCCTTCGAACTATGATTCTATGATTGCAAAACTGATTACAACGGCTCAAACCCGTGAAGAAGCAATTGCAAAAATGAAACGTGCTTTAGAGGAGTTTTATATTGAAGGAGTAAAAACTACTATTCCTTTCCACAGACAATTAATGGAAGATGAAGATTATCTTTCAGGTAACTATACTACAAAATTCATGGAGAGTTTTGTAATGGATAAAAAGTATGATAATCACTAA
- the accB gene encoding acetyl-CoA carboxylase biotin carboxyl carrier protein, with protein MDIKDIQNLIKFVSKAEVSEVKYKTKDFEITIKTPLGGNEVSYVAQPAMYQQAPQQVAPGHAPASVSASPEKTEAVSDDSKYVTIKSPMIGTFYRKPSPDKDVFINVGDEVSNGKVVCVIEAMKLFNQIESEVSGKIVKILVDDATPVEYDQPLFLVDPS; from the coding sequence ATGGACATTAAAGACATACAGAATCTTATTAAGTTTGTATCTAAAGCTGAGGTTTCAGAAGTAAAATATAAAACTAAAGATTTCGAAATTACTATTAAAACTCCGCTTGGAGGTAATGAAGTAAGCTATGTTGCTCAGCCTGCAATGTATCAGCAAGCTCCACAACAGGTGGCTCCAGGACATGCTCCGGCTTCGGTTTCTGCATCTCCGGAAAAAACAGAAGCGGTTTCTGACGATAGTAAATATGTAACTATTAAATCTCCAATGATCGGAACTTTCTACAGAAAACCATCTCCTGATAAAGATGTTTTCATCAACGTAGGTGACGAAGTTTCAAACGGAAAAGTAGTTTGTGTAATCGAAGCAATGAAGTTATTCAACCAAATCGAATCTGAAGTAAGCGGTAAAATCGTTAAGATTTTAGTGGACGATGCTACTCCGGTTGAATACGACCAACCATTATTCTTAGTAGATCCATCTTAA
- the rpmF gene encoding 50S ribosomal protein L32: MAHPKRRQSSTRRDKRRTHYKAVVPQLAKDATSGEMHLYHRAHWHEGKLYYRGKIVMEKEVATTEEN; this comes from the coding sequence ATGGCACATCCAAAGAGAAGACAATCGTCTACAAGAAGAGATAAGAGAAGAACTCATTATAAAGCTGTAGTTCCTCAATTAGCAAAAGATGCAACATCAGGAGAAATGCATTTATACCACAGAGCTCACTGGCATGAAGGAAAACTATATTACAGAGGTAAAATAGTTATGGAAAAAGAAGTAGCTACTACTGAAGAAAACTAA
- a CDS encoding MAC/perforin domain-containing protein has protein sequence MKKLFFLSLSTMMMMSVISCSTETNDELLNEKTIENVEDWDHIQLTITDSSKQLGKYNALGYGYNVLGEYANENSTTLKIIDTDKFKAEHHPRLSEENLLSNEYTENYGEDAAAYFQMISKKVSATQQFKVYGKTIPFSSAILSNKKYDPHFIYGNYSHIIKQKRFRLNESHELLSNYLTANFSKDLEEKTAEQIVKKYGTHVAVDIYTGSIIDMIFQAKTTNPDRASAARIGIKTIVGTDNEIDTQAASKNYEKKLFYKTRGGDKSLAMAGIFNLKKMTPTINFYNWQSTSTTENAVLVDFGDNGLIFLYDLVKDPSKKAELKLYIDQYINENQVVLES, from the coding sequence ATGAAAAAACTTTTCTTTTTATCATTATCTACAATGATGATGATGTCTGTAATATCTTGTTCAACAGAAACAAATGACGAATTACTAAATGAAAAAACTATAGAAAATGTTGAAGACTGGGATCACATTCAGCTTACAATTACAGATTCGTCAAAGCAACTTGGAAAATACAATGCATTAGGTTATGGTTATAATGTTTTGGGTGAATATGCAAACGAAAACTCTACAACATTAAAAATAATCGATACAGATAAATTTAAAGCAGAACATCACCCGCGTTTATCTGAAGAGAATCTATTGTCTAATGAATATACCGAAAACTACGGAGAAGATGCAGCTGCTTATTTCCAAATGATTTCAAAAAAAGTTTCAGCCACTCAGCAATTTAAGGTATATGGCAAAACCATCCCGTTTTCATCAGCTATTTTAAGCAACAAAAAATATGATCCACATTTCATTTATGGAAATTACAGTCATATCATAAAACAAAAAAGATTTAGATTGAATGAGAGTCATGAACTTTTGAGCAATTATTTAACTGCAAATTTCTCAAAAGATCTTGAGGAAAAAACAGCTGAGCAAATTGTCAAAAAATATGGGACTCATGTGGCAGTAGATATATACACAGGATCTATTATTGATATGATCTTTCAAGCCAAAACAACCAATCCTGACCGTGCAAGCGCAGCAAGAATTGGAATAAAAACTATTGTTGGCACAGATAACGAAATTGATACTCAAGCGGCTTCAAAAAATTACGAAAAAAAATTATTTTACAAAACAAGAGGAGGAGATAAATCATTGGCTATGGCGGGAATTTTTAATCTCAAAAAAATGACCCCAACCATTAATTTTTATAATTGGCAAAGCACCTCTACAACAGAAAATGCTGTGCTAGTAGATTTCGGTGATAACGGATTAATATTTTTATATGATCTAGTTAAAGATCCCTCTAAGAAAGCTGAACTAAAGTTGTATATTGACCAATATATAAATGAAAATCAAGTTGTTCTAGAATCTTAA